One Armatimonadota bacterium genomic window carries:
- a CDS encoding ATP-binding protein encodes MGQLDPVVNLTGQKMSEFESSYQKEIQAKADLLDRLIEKIYRQEAEATHDDITIALNRMVECKSRELSERTRELEKVYSALNLAQSELLQAQKMEAIGRLTAGVAHEINTPVQFVGDSVCFVQEGVQDLLCLMGELNALMDHGTEHLSPKCQEAMATIRHLKDQYDLPYLAEQLPRALERAVEGLGRIREIVASMKAFSYPDQKAMAPYDLVAALKMALSLSKNEYKYFASVETEFNPIPVVECHSGEINQVFLNLIVNAAHAVEEVTTCTGEMGRIVVRTRRDESDVVVEISDTGGGIPKDIQSKIFAPFFTTKEIGKGTGQGLAISRQVVEETHNGSLTFESEVGKGTTFFIRLPIRQPDCSVPRVLVDEAA; translated from the coding sequence ATGGGACAACTTGATCCCGTAGTGAACCTTACAGGGCAGAAAATGAGCGAATTTGAGTCTTCGTACCAAAAGGAGATCCAGGCAAAGGCCGACCTTCTCGATCGGCTGATTGAGAAGATCTACCGACAGGAAGCCGAGGCGACCCACGATGATATCACCATCGCGCTCAACCGCATGGTCGAGTGCAAGTCGCGTGAGCTTTCGGAGCGAACGCGAGAGCTTGAGAAGGTCTATTCGGCCCTCAATCTGGCCCAATCCGAGCTCTTGCAGGCGCAGAAGATGGAAGCCATCGGACGCCTGACCGCCGGCGTGGCCCATGAAATCAATACGCCGGTTCAGTTCGTTGGCGACAGCGTTTGCTTCGTGCAAGAAGGCGTGCAGGACCTGCTTTGCCTGATGGGTGAACTCAACGCCCTGATGGACCATGGAACCGAGCATCTTTCGCCGAAGTGCCAAGAGGCGATGGCGACCATTCGCCACCTCAAGGACCAATACGACTTGCCGTACCTGGCCGAACAACTTCCCCGCGCGCTGGAACGCGCCGTCGAAGGCCTCGGCCGTATCCGCGAGATCGTCGCGTCGATGAAGGCGTTCAGCTATCCTGACCAGAAGGCGATGGCACCTTACGATCTCGTCGCCGCTCTCAAAATGGCGCTCTCGCTGTCCAAAAACGAATACAAGTACTTCGCCAGCGTCGAAACCGAATTCAACCCGATTCCGGTCGTGGAGTGCCACAGCGGTGAGATCAACCAAGTGTTTTTGAACCTGATTGTGAACGCGGCGCATGCCGTCGAAGAAGTGACGACCTGCACCGGCGAAATGGGCCGTATCGTGGTTCGCACGCGTCGCGACGAGAGCGACGTGGTGGTCGAGATTTCCGACACCGGAGGCGGTATTCCGAAGGACATTCAGAGCAAGATTTTCGCGCCATTCTTTACCACCAAAGAGATCGGCAAAGGCACCGGCCAAGGGCTCGCGATCTCTCGCCAGGTGGTCGAAGAGACGCATAACGGCTCGCTGACCTTCGAGAGCGAAGTGGGGAAAGGCACGACATTTTTTATTCGATTGCCAATCCGTCAACCCGACTGTTCGGTCCCGCGAGTCTTGGTGGATGAGGCGGCGTGA
- the pheS gene encoding phenylalanine--tRNA ligase subunit alpha translates to MQEIIVLQDQALAEVKSAASTAELKDLKIKFLGNNGLISGKLREIGSYQGDKKAFGQAVNAAKQTVDEALTEREEALRVGELVAQFENERIDVTMPARVTRVGYEHILQQTTNKIKRVLGSLGFEYLESPELEHVKYNFDALNYPPDHPAMDDQDTFYIDDDYLLRTQCTDLQGRVFEEVRDGKRTLPLRVFTVGRTFRNEAVDRTHSHTFHQVDCFMVDEKVSMANLKGTLGIFARQMFGKDVTVRFRPDFFPFVEPGVDYAISTPKLFNGRWVELGGAGLIHPNILENYGIDTERYSGFAFGLGVERIPMMSYGVDDLRHFLENDLRFLEQFKAEPVEL, encoded by the coding sequence ATGCAGGAAATCATCGTTCTCCAGGATCAGGCTCTCGCCGAGGTGAAAAGTGCCGCCTCGACGGCTGAACTCAAGGACCTGAAGATCAAGTTTTTGGGCAACAACGGTTTGATTTCTGGCAAGCTCCGCGAGATCGGCTCTTACCAGGGCGATAAGAAGGCATTCGGCCAGGCGGTCAATGCCGCCAAGCAGACGGTTGACGAAGCTCTGACGGAGAGGGAAGAGGCGCTTCGGGTTGGCGAACTCGTGGCTCAGTTTGAGAATGAGCGGATCGACGTCACGATGCCTGCTCGGGTCACGCGCGTCGGCTACGAGCACATCCTTCAGCAGACCACGAACAAGATCAAGCGGGTCCTCGGCTCGCTAGGCTTCGAGTACCTCGAGAGCCCGGAATTGGAGCATGTCAAATACAATTTCGATGCCCTGAACTACCCGCCGGACCATCCGGCGATGGACGATCAGGACACGTTCTACATCGACGACGACTACCTGCTCCGCACCCAATGTACGGACCTACAGGGGCGCGTGTTCGAGGAAGTTCGCGACGGAAAGCGCACGTTGCCTCTGCGTGTGTTCACGGTCGGACGAACGTTCCGAAACGAAGCCGTGGACCGAACCCACAGCCACACTTTCCACCAGGTGGACTGCTTCATGGTCGACGAAAAGGTGTCGATGGCGAACCTGAAAGGCACGCTGGGCATCTTTGCGCGGCAGATGTTCGGCAAAGACGTCACCGTCCGCTTCCGACCCGACTTCTTCCCGTTTGTCGAGCCGGGAGTGGACTATGCGATCTCAACGCCAAAGCTGTTCAACGGCCGCTGGGTCGAGCTTGGCGGCGCGGGGCTGATCCATCCGAATATTTTGGAGAACTACGGCATCGATACCGAGCGGTACTCGGGTTTTGCGTTTGGCCTTGGGGTCGAGCGAATCCCGATGATGTCGTACGGCGTGGACGACCTGCGGCACTTCTTGGAGAACGATCTGCGGTTCCTGGAGCAGTTTAAGGCTGAACCGGTCGAGCTTTAG
- a CDS encoding ATP-binding protein: MDQVSTPTTEIEALKARVTELEQQLASKDKTLTVLVDRFRKEQAEGTSAFQTLATNTTLKHIVTKKTHELEERNMELENAHAALSMAQSELLQAQKLESIGRLASGVAHEINTPVQFVGDSIHFLAESIDDILSLMSELLVVMNDIANGQMSIQMVEATVETLCEKYDYEYLTQNIPKSVKRSADGLARVAEIVQSMKAFAHPDQKTMSAVDINSGLATTLTVAKNEYKYVANVETEFGEIPFVQGYLGEMNQVFLNLIINASHAIEDVHKKTGEQGKITLRTRRDGSSVVVEISDTGSGIPLEIRNQIFDPFFTTKEVGKGTGQGLALAHKVVTQMHGGEIWFESELGKGTTFFLRFPVEQTGIVHQTAA, translated from the coding sequence ATGGACCAAGTATCGACACCCACGACCGAGATCGAAGCGCTGAAGGCTCGGGTGACTGAGCTTGAGCAACAGCTTGCGTCCAAAGACAAAACACTGACCGTCCTCGTCGACCGCTTCCGTAAGGAGCAAGCCGAAGGCACCAGCGCGTTCCAAACTTTGGCCACCAACACGACGCTGAAGCACATCGTCACCAAGAAGACGCACGAACTAGAGGAACGAAATATGGAATTGGAAAACGCCCATGCAGCGCTTAGCATGGCGCAGTCCGAACTCCTCCAGGCCCAAAAGCTGGAGTCCATCGGTCGTCTGGCCTCGGGCGTCGCCCACGAGATCAACACGCCGGTTCAGTTTGTCGGCGATAGCATCCACTTTCTGGCCGAAAGCATCGATGACATCCTCTCGCTGATGTCCGAGCTCCTCGTCGTCATGAACGACATCGCCAACGGGCAGATGTCGATTCAGATGGTCGAGGCAACGGTCGAGACCCTGTGCGAAAAATACGACTACGAGTACCTGACGCAGAATATTCCTAAATCGGTGAAGCGGTCGGCCGATGGCCTTGCGCGCGTCGCCGAGATCGTGCAGTCGATGAAAGCGTTTGCCCATCCCGACCAGAAAACAATGTCGGCGGTCGACATCAACAGCGGCCTTGCGACCACGCTGACCGTGGCGAAGAACGAGTACAAATACGTCGCCAACGTTGAGACCGAATTCGGCGAGATTCCGTTCGTGCAAGGGTATCTCGGCGAGATGAATCAGGTCTTTTTGAACCTGATCATCAACGCCTCTCATGCCATCGAAGACGTCCACAAGAAGACCGGCGAGCAGGGCAAGATCACCCTTCGCACCCGGCGAGACGGAAGCAGTGTCGTGGTCGAAATCTCCGATACCGGTTCAGGAATCCCACTCGAAATCCGCAATCAAATCTTCGATCCCTTCTTTACGACCAAAGAGGTCGGCAAGGGCACCGGCCAAGGCTTGGCGCTTGCTCATAAGGTGGTCACGCAGATGCACGGTGGCGAGATCTGGTTCGAAAGCGAACTGGGCAAGGGTACGACGTTCTTCCTCCGTTTCCCCGTCGAGCAGACCGGCATCGTCCATCAGACGGCGGCCTAG
- a CDS encoding redoxin domain-containing protein, with product MARQALGAKHRFDAVGVGDLFALGSEAKSQRQCGKSQYRQPLHDAFVPSHRFYNTLQWSMLSSFLLGLIVGQLPRNPLKLTGGIDLQAKAAAVPYSRSKASVLFFIATDCPIANRYAPEIGRIAKDYATKGVRCYRVYVLDKSHVAEVAQHGKDYSLPMTAILDPKRSLVKETGVTVTPEVAVVNKLGMMIYRGRIDDQNVEHGVIRPGYRHDLRIALDEYLSGKPISMPVTTAIGCFL from the coding sequence ATGGCACGGCAGGCACTTGGCGCGAAACATCGGTTCGATGCGGTTGGCGTAGGTGACCTCTTCGCGCTTGGGAGCGAGGCCAAAAGCCAGCGGCAATGCGGCAAATCCCAGTATCGACAACCCCTTCATGACGCCTTCGTCCCTTCCCATAGATTCTACAACACGTTACAATGGAGCATGCTTTCCAGTTTCTTGCTTGGCCTCATCGTCGGACAACTGCCGAGAAACCCGCTCAAATTAACGGGAGGAATCGACCTCCAGGCGAAAGCGGCTGCGGTTCCCTACAGCCGCTCGAAAGCTAGCGTTCTCTTCTTTATTGCGACCGATTGCCCGATCGCAAACCGCTACGCTCCCGAGATCGGCCGCATTGCGAAGGACTATGCCACCAAGGGTGTCCGATGCTACCGCGTGTACGTACTGGATAAGTCTCATGTCGCCGAGGTTGCCCAGCACGGCAAGGACTATAGCCTTCCTATGACCGCGATTCTGGACCCCAAGCGGAGCCTGGTCAAAGAAACCGGCGTGACGGTCACACCCGAAGTTGCAGTGGTGAACAAGCTGGGCATGATGATTTATCGAGGTCGAATCGACGATCAAAACGTCGAGCATGGCGTGATTCGCCCTGGCTATCGCCACGACCTCCGCATCGCGCTGGACGAGTACCTATCAGGCAAGCCGATCTCCATGCCCGTCACCACCGCTATTGGCTGTTTCCTGTAA
- a CDS encoding histidine kinase, translating to MHDFAAENEGLKHRICELEQELQRHAAGTHHEHIRAKAAANVLSTNSAIQKLVAKKTEELRERQAELDSIGKMLEVAQCELYQAQKMESLGRLSAGLAHEINTPIQFVSDSLFFLEQGLTDLLDLVERLTETASEAEAGARQEQVGTAREELDYEYLREQLPASLKRAGEGIARVTEIVRSMKSFSHPDRTTMTMADVNEGLRSTLAISKNEYKYVADVVTRYGEIPKIRCLAGELNQAFLNIVVNAAHAITEAQSSDNIRGTITVETRTQDENVVIEISDTGTGIPTEVQARIFDDFFTTKPVGKGTGQGLSLAKKVIQKMHGGTICFRTRQGQGTTFTITLPIAQTSTTDERLRSAA from the coding sequence ATGCACGACTTCGCGGCGGAGAACGAAGGGCTAAAACACCGAATCTGCGAATTGGAGCAAGAACTCCAGCGTCACGCCGCCGGAACTCATCACGAGCATATCCGGGCCAAGGCCGCGGCCAATGTCCTCTCGACCAACTCCGCAATCCAAAAGCTGGTGGCCAAGAAAACCGAAGAACTTCGGGAACGTCAGGCCGAGTTGGATTCAATTGGAAAGATGCTCGAGGTTGCCCAGTGCGAACTGTATCAAGCCCAGAAAATGGAGTCTCTGGGAAGGCTATCGGCAGGTTTGGCTCACGAAATCAACACGCCTATCCAGTTCGTTAGCGACAGCCTGTTCTTTCTGGAGCAAGGTCTGACCGACCTTCTCGACCTGGTTGAACGACTGACGGAAACCGCATCGGAAGCGGAAGCCGGGGCCCGCCAGGAGCAGGTGGGAACGGCTCGCGAAGAGCTCGACTACGAGTACCTTCGCGAACAGCTTCCGGCCTCGCTAAAGCGAGCCGGGGAGGGCATCGCCCGCGTCACCGAAATCGTTCGATCTATGAAGTCGTTCTCACATCCCGACCGCACGACCATGACCATGGCAGATGTCAACGAGGGTCTCAGAAGCACGCTCGCAATCAGCAAGAACGAGTACAAATATGTCGCCGATGTTGTGACTCGATACGGAGAAATCCCCAAGATTCGCTGCCTCGCCGGCGAACTCAATCAGGCCTTTCTCAATATCGTAGTCAACGCCGCCCACGCCATTACTGAAGCGCAGTCCAGCGACAACATCCGCGGAACCATTACCGTTGAAACTCGAACCCAGGATGAGAACGTCGTGATCGAGATTTCAGATACCGGTACCGGAATCCCAACCGAGGTTCAGGCAAGGATTTTCGACGATTTCTTTACCACCAAGCCGGTGGGCAAAGGAACTGGGCAGGGGCTCTCGCTCGCCAAGAAGGTCATTCAGAAGATGCACGGGGGAACGATCTGCTTTCGAACCAGGCAGGGTCAAGGCACCACCTTTACCATTACGCTCCCGATCGCTCAGACATCGACGACAGACGAACGCCTTCGTTCGGCAGCTTAG
- a CDS encoding sulfurtransferase, with amino-acid sequence MGLAEVFLEQYRHPHFPDVLATTSELEALLGSDVVVVEVDVDPVAYDHGHVPGARQWDWAMDLRDPATEEVIDEAGFRVLMERTGIGNGTPVVLYGDNNGWFACWAYWIMKSYGHNDVRILDGGANKWLAERRPLTTDAPSFVPTSYEVQQADHDYQATSTDVMKAMLAPDSSRILDVRSKAEYRGELLGPGVGMPETCAVGGHIPTALNVPWDLNCGADGSFKSPEELKALYAQYGVSGEQSIITYCAIGERASLSWFVLHELLGYEAKNYDRSMSYWSRLPNAPVVEGEAA; translated from the coding sequence ATGGGACTTGCAGAGGTTTTCTTGGAGCAATATCGACATCCCCATTTCCCCGACGTCTTGGCAACCACGTCTGAGCTTGAAGCCCTTCTGGGGTCGGATGTCGTCGTGGTCGAAGTCGACGTCGATCCGGTGGCCTACGACCACGGGCACGTGCCCGGCGCTCGCCAATGGGACTGGGCGATGGACCTTCGCGACCCCGCCACTGAAGAAGTTATTGATGAAGCCGGTTTCCGAGTCCTGATGGAGCGAACCGGCATCGGTAACGGCACGCCGGTCGTTCTCTACGGCGACAACAATGGGTGGTTTGCCTGCTGGGCTTACTGGATCATGAAGTCGTACGGACATAACGATGTCCGGATCCTCGATGGCGGAGCCAACAAATGGCTGGCCGAGCGACGACCGCTTACGACCGACGCCCCAAGCTTTGTGCCAACGTCTTATGAGGTGCAGCAAGCCGATCACGATTACCAGGCCACTTCGACCGACGTGATGAAAGCCATGTTGGCACCCGATTCAAGCCGCATCCTCGATGTGCGCTCCAAGGCCGAATATCGCGGCGAACTTCTCGGCCCCGGCGTGGGAATGCCGGAAACCTGCGCGGTCGGCGGGCACATCCCTACCGCGCTCAACGTGCCTTGGGACCTTAATTGCGGAGCCGATGGGTCGTTCAAATCGCCCGAAGAATTGAAGGCTCTCTACGCTCAATACGGCGTCTCTGGCGAACAGTCGATCATCACCTATTGCGCGATCGGCGAGCGCGCCAGCCTGAGTTGGTTCGTTCTCCACGAACTGCTGGGCTATGAGGCGAAGAACTACGATCGCTCAATGTCTTATTGGAGCCGACTGCCAAATGCTCCGGTCGTCGAAGGGGAGGCGGCCTGA
- a CDS encoding transposase: MPQSLSQVLVHLVYSTKVRTPSITPELQPRLHAYLSTVLANDGHVPIIVGGHTDHVHMHFGLSRTATIASAVSATKTSSSRWMKEEFSIADFAWQHGYGVFSVSPGDQQSTVAYIANQETHHQVFSFQDEYRRLLVEFGITFDERYVWD; the protein is encoded by the coding sequence ATGCCGCAATCTCTATCGCAGGTTCTTGTTCACCTGGTTTACAGCACCAAAGTTCGAACGCCTTCGATCACTCCAGAACTGCAACCACGCCTCCACGCTTACCTTTCGACGGTTCTGGCCAACGATGGACATGTGCCTATCATCGTTGGCGGTCATACCGACCATGTTCACATGCATTTCGGCCTTTCAAGAACGGCCACGATCGCCAGCGCTGTGTCCGCGACAAAGACCTCTAGTTCAAGATGGATGAAGGAGGAGTTCAGCATTGCAGATTTCGCATGGCAACACGGCTACGGTGTATTCAGCGTGTCCCCAGGAGACCAGCAATCGACAGTCGCATACATCGCCAATCAAGAAACTCACCACCAAGTGTTTTCGTTTCAAGATGAATATCGACGCTTGTTGGTCGAATTTGGAATTACGTTCGACGAACGCTATGTTTGGGATTGA
- a CDS encoding thioredoxin fold domain-containing protein, whose protein sequence is MRKVLTIVLLVMLSALGWANGEVKWTVTQIEGSTAPGAKADVKLEAEIKSGWHLYSVLDQTKPDGNGPFPTLFEGADLTVGAPEAIVEQPLIREKDKGFKKDINFFRDKATFWVPVTIGPKGIANASITVTYQVCNNGICIPPQPSTLALKDVPVVATTTMPAKSPDPVSASEEKTPPPSSTGGTTIKNGPVGEKGKLEDAEKGGLLVYLWVAILAGFTALLTPCVFPMIPITVSFFSKQKKEGSGIKPALLYCAGIIGTFTVLGMVVSILFGATGLTQLANNPWVNLLLATIFIVLALSLFGVFELGLPSKFVNKFDSSGKSELLAPVLMGLTFSLTSFTCTLPFVGAVLVGAANGKYFYPIVGMLGFSTAFCLPFFLLALFPQALAKLPKSGAWMVTVKAYMGFIELIAAVKFLSTFDLSFEWGLITREMNLALWFLLLVFAAAYLFGWIRLPKVHDGKIGPLRLAFGVGTLLLALWIGKAFNGGTLGQLEGYLPPSPYPGTSQVGKTWNRDFVEDYDAALAKAKENGKPIFIDFTGQFCTNCRVMENTIFPSPQVQKEFEKFNKVSLYTDRIKNPKYAESDTKNSNLQQKLVQTVTLPTYVVVSPDGSTVVGSTPFLDDVEGFTKWLSDHAGS, encoded by the coding sequence TGGGCCAACGGCGAGGTCAAATGGACGGTCACGCAGATCGAAGGAAGCACCGCTCCTGGCGCGAAAGCCGACGTGAAGCTGGAAGCCGAAATCAAGTCTGGCTGGCATCTGTATTCGGTACTAGACCAGACCAAGCCCGATGGCAACGGTCCCTTTCCAACTCTGTTCGAAGGGGCCGATCTGACGGTCGGCGCGCCGGAAGCGATCGTCGAACAGCCGCTGATTCGCGAGAAGGACAAGGGCTTCAAGAAGGACATCAACTTTTTCCGCGATAAAGCGACGTTCTGGGTTCCGGTCACGATTGGCCCGAAGGGTATCGCCAACGCCTCGATTACGGTTACATATCAGGTCTGCAACAACGGAATCTGCATCCCGCCCCAGCCTTCGACGCTGGCGCTGAAGGACGTTCCGGTGGTGGCGACAACCACCATGCCCGCCAAGTCGCCCGATCCGGTTTCGGCTTCGGAGGAGAAGACGCCTCCGCCTTCCTCAACGGGAGGGACTACCATCAAGAATGGGCCAGTTGGAGAAAAGGGAAAGCTTGAAGACGCCGAAAAGGGGGGCTTGCTCGTCTACCTTTGGGTGGCGATTCTGGCTGGTTTCACCGCCCTCCTCACGCCGTGCGTTTTCCCGATGATTCCCATCACCGTCAGCTTCTTTAGCAAGCAGAAGAAGGAAGGCTCGGGCATCAAACCAGCCCTGCTCTACTGCGCGGGCATCATCGGAACCTTTACGGTTCTCGGCATGGTGGTGTCGATCCTTTTCGGTGCGACCGGCCTTACCCAACTCGCGAATAATCCATGGGTGAACCTGTTGCTGGCGACGATCTTCATCGTACTGGCGCTGTCGTTATTTGGCGTTTTCGAGCTTGGCCTGCCATCGAAGTTCGTCAATAAGTTCGATTCGAGCGGCAAATCGGAGCTCCTCGCTCCGGTGCTGATGGGACTCACCTTCAGCCTCACCTCTTTCACCTGCACCTTGCCGTTCGTTGGTGCGGTGCTGGTCGGCGCGGCCAACGGCAAGTATTTCTATCCGATCGTGGGCATGCTCGGGTTCTCGACCGCATTCTGCCTTCCCTTCTTCCTGCTGGCCCTGTTCCCTCAGGCGCTGGCCAAGCTTCCCAAATCGGGTGCCTGGATGGTGACGGTGAAGGCGTACATGGGCTTTATCGAGCTGATCGCAGCGGTGAAATTCCTCAGTACGTTCGATCTCAGCTTTGAGTGGGGCCTGATCACTCGCGAAATGAACCTTGCGCTGTGGTTCCTGCTCCTCGTCTTTGCCGCCGCATACCTTTTCGGCTGGATTCGCTTGCCGAAGGTTCACGATGGCAAGATCGGCCCGCTTCGCCTCGCGTTTGGCGTTGGCACCCTTCTTCTGGCCCTATGGATCGGTAAGGCGTTCAACGGCGGCACCCTTGGTCAGCTCGAAGGCTACTTGCCTCCGTCGCCGTACCCAGGAACGTCGCAGGTCGGCAAAACCTGGAATCGCGACTTTGTGGAGGACTACGACGCAGCTCTGGCAAAGGCGAAAGAGAACGGCAAGCCGATCTTCATCGACTTTACCGGCCAATTCTGCACCAACTGTCGGGTGATGGAGAACACCATCTTCCCTTCGCCGCAGGTGCAGAAGGAGTTCGAGAAGTTCAACAAGGTCTCGCTTTACACCGACCGAATCAAGAACCCCAAGTACGCTGAATCCGACACCAAGAACTCGAACCTGCAGCAGAAACTGGTGCAGACGGTCACCCTTCCGACGTACGTGGTTGTGTCTCCGGACGGTAGCACGGTTGTCGGTTCCACGCCGTTCCTGGACGATGTGGAAGGTTTCACCAAGTGGCTCTCGGATCACGCGGGGAGCTGA
- a CDS encoding choice-of-anchor B family protein: MSLRSLLRTGAAALSVGLSAFSLSQAGNLNVTKIKQITLSTFGSSAGNDCWGYVSPSGREYALMGLNNKVAFVEITNPASPTIVATIPHSSSTWCDIKVYGHYAYDVTETSGTGIQVIDMGQIDSGVVTLVKTIMSPGRSHNLVLNPASGYLYTVGSREGTGTTTCFSLADPANPVQVGVASLTTDYQHDANVVTYTSGPYAGHEIWFGCSEGRGVDVYDMTDKNAPVMLKRITYPSMGYCHQAWLSADRKYLYVDDELDEMNSGGTINTRSLIFNVEDIAHASYVTSFTSGLPSIDHNQYVTDGFTFQANYRSGLRIFDLAGNPEAPVQVGYYDTYPSSDDDNFSGAWSNYPFFPSGTVIVSDINTGLYILDVTEATTRNVVPGAMTFPTNARVIGSVSDLAASDSSWVTINRINPLRQTANPFVMTVTGTAYDTSPNKIRLTVQATASGKLKSTTPNITQHVRMFDWVANAYVEVDSRLVSSVENPYEITVPGDPSRYVNPTDRQVKAQMEWTTTATVGLQATTINQFNFRITR; the protein is encoded by the coding sequence ATGTCGTTACGTTCACTTTTGCGCACCGGCGCCGCTGCGTTATCGGTAGGGCTCTCCGCATTTTCCCTTTCCCAGGCCGGCAACCTCAACGTCACCAAGATCAAACAGATCACGCTTTCGACCTTCGGTTCCAGCGCCGGAAACGATTGCTGGGGCTATGTTTCGCCGTCAGGCCGCGAGTACGCCCTGATGGGTTTGAACAACAAAGTCGCGTTCGTCGAGATCACCAATCCCGCCTCGCCGACGATCGTCGCCACTATCCCCCATTCCAGCAGTACCTGGTGCGACATCAAGGTGTACGGCCACTATGCTTACGACGTCACCGAGACGTCGGGCACCGGCATCCAGGTCATCGACATGGGACAGATCGACTCCGGCGTGGTTACGCTGGTCAAGACCATCATGTCGCCAGGGCGAAGCCATAACCTAGTCCTGAACCCTGCCAGCGGCTACCTTTACACCGTGGGCTCGCGAGAAGGCACCGGCACCACCACGTGCTTCAGTCTTGCCGACCCCGCCAATCCGGTTCAGGTCGGTGTCGCCTCACTCACCACCGACTATCAACACGACGCTAACGTCGTGACCTACACGTCGGGTCCATATGCGGGCCATGAAATCTGGTTCGGCTGCAGCGAAGGCCGCGGCGTCGACGTGTACGACATGACCGACAAGAATGCGCCGGTCATGCTCAAGCGCATCACCTACCCGTCGATGGGCTACTGTCACCAAGCTTGGCTCAGTGCCGACCGAAAGTATCTTTATGTGGACGACGAACTGGACGAAATGAATAGCGGCGGGACGATCAACACTCGCTCACTGATCTTCAACGTCGAGGACATCGCTCACGCGTCATACGTCACGTCGTTCACGTCGGGCCTTCCTTCAATCGACCACAACCAGTACGTCACCGACGGCTTCACGTTCCAAGCGAACTACCGCAGCGGGCTCCGCATCTTCGACCTTGCGGGCAACCCGGAAGCGCCGGTTCAAGTTGGCTACTATGACACCTATCCCAGCAGTGACGACGACAACTTCAGCGGCGCTTGGAGCAACTATCCATTCTTCCCCAGCGGCACCGTCATCGTCAGCGACATTAACACCGGTCTCTACATCTTGGACGTGACCGAGGCAACCACACGCAACGTGGTCCCGGGCGCGATGACCTTCCCGACCAATGCGCGGGTGATCGGTTCGGTATCCGACCTCGCCGCCAGCGATAGCTCGTGGGTGACCATCAACCGCATCAACCCTCTGCGACAAACCGCCAACCCGTTCGTCATGACGGTAACAGGCACCGCCTACGATACGTCTCCGAACAAGATTCGCCTCACCGTGCAGGCAACCGCTAGCGGCAAACTCAAATCCACCACGCCGAACATCACTCAGCATGTTCGCATGTTCGACTGGGTTGCCAATGCCTATGTCGAGGTCGATTCTCGGCTCGTCAGCTCGGTGGAGAATCCGTACGAGATCACGGTTCCGGGCGATCCTAGTCGCTACGTCAACCCGACGGATCGACAGGTGAAAGCTCAGATGGAGTGGACCACGACGGCGACAGTTGGACTTCAGGCCACGACGATCAACCAGTTCAACTTCCGCATCACCCGTTAG